From a single Brassica rapa cultivar Chiifu-401-42 chromosome A01, CAAS_Brap_v3.01, whole genome shotgun sequence genomic region:
- the LOC103829672 gene encoding protein RICE SALT SENSITIVE 3 isoform X1: MEEHLNSLPVTHLLQHTLRSLCIHENSQWVYAVFWRILPRNYPPPNRWDGQGSYDRSRGNRRNWILVWEDGFCNFAASAAEVNSGECSGGGDSSTAYGNSDYQQYQGLQPELFFKMSHEIYNYGEGLIGKVAADHSHKWIYKEPNDQEINFLSAWHNSADSYPRTWEAQFQSGIKTIALISVREGVVQLGSVHKVVEDLSNVVMLRKKLSYIESIPGVLLPHPSSSGYPFINASPSDTWHFPGIAPPQSQTEHHQQHFYHSDHNHRFLMSNHHQPQAMKITPSMSSLEALLSKLPSVVPPATQPGYFPFHHSAKEEMSQEDPNDAFRSQRRDLVGEGSNSKNNNHYNSNDSYNNNCSDNNYDRENKIGGILGQDY; encoded by the exons ATGGAAGAACATCTGAATTCATTACCTGTGACTCATCTTCTTCAACACACTCTAAGAAGCTTATGCATACACGAGAATTCCCAATGGGTTTATGCTGTTTTTTGGAGGATCTTGCCCAGAAATTATCCTCCCCCCAA TAGATGGGATGGTCAAGGATCTTATGATAGATCAAGAGGGAACAGGAGAAACTG GATCTTGGTTTGGGAAGATGGGTTTTGCAACTTTGCAGCTTCTGCCGCGGAAGTTAACTCCGGTGAATGTAGCGGCGGTGGTGACAGCTCTACGGCTTACGGAAATAGTGATTATCAGCAATATCAAGGGCTTCAGCCTGAGTTGTTCTTCAAGATGTCCCATGAAATCTACAATTATGGAGAAGG GTTGATAGGAAAAGTAGCTGCAGATCACAGTCACAAGTGGATTTACAAAGAACCTAATGACCAAGAGATTAACTTCTTATCTGCTTGGCACAATTCTGCTGACTCA TACCCTAGGACATGGGAAGCTCAGTTTCAATCTGGCATCAAG ACAATTGCCTTGATTTCGGTTCGAGAAGGTGTTGTCCAGCTAGGATCTGTTCACAAG gTGGTTGAAGATTTGAGCAATGTTGTGATGCTAAGGAAAAAGCTGAGCTATATAGAAAGCATCCCTGGAGTACTTCTTCCTcatccttcttcttctggtTACCCTTTCATCAACGCTTCTCCTTCTGACACGTGGCATTTCCCCGGAATAGCTCCTCCTCAGTCGCAGACTGAGCATCACCAACAGCATTTCTACCATTCTGACCACAACCACCGCTTCTTGATGAGCAACCACCACCAGCCGCAAGCGATGAAGATAACGCCGTCGATGAGTAGCCTCGAGGCTCTTCTCTCGAAGCTTCCGTCTGTTGTACCTCCGGCGACGCAGCCGGGGTACTTTCCATTTCACCACAGTGCTAAGGAAGAAATGAGTCAAGAAGATCCAAACGATGCGTTTAGGTCTCAACGTAGGGACTTGGTTGGTGAGGGCAGTAATAGTAAGAACAATAATCATTACAATAGTAATGATAGTTATAACAATAATTGCAGCGATAATAATTACGATAGAGAGAACAAGATCGGTGGGATTCTTGGTCAGGATTATTGA
- the LOC103829672 gene encoding protein RICE SALT SENSITIVE 3 isoform X2, which translates to MEEHLNSLPVTHLLQHTLRSLCIHENSQWVYAVFWRILPRNYPPPKWDGQGSYDRSRGNRRNWILVWEDGFCNFAASAAEVNSGECSGGGDSSTAYGNSDYQQYQGLQPELFFKMSHEIYNYGEGLIGKVAADHSHKWIYKEPNDQEINFLSAWHNSADSYPRTWEAQFQSGIKTIALISVREGVVQLGSVHKVVEDLSNVVMLRKKLSYIESIPGVLLPHPSSSGYPFINASPSDTWHFPGIAPPQSQTEHHQQHFYHSDHNHRFLMSNHHQPQAMKITPSMSSLEALLSKLPSVVPPATQPGYFPFHHSAKEEMSQEDPNDAFRSQRRDLVGEGSNSKNNNHYNSNDSYNNNCSDNNYDRENKIGGILGQDY; encoded by the exons ATGGAAGAACATCTGAATTCATTACCTGTGACTCATCTTCTTCAACACACTCTAAGAAGCTTATGCATACACGAGAATTCCCAATGGGTTTATGCTGTTTTTTGGAGGATCTTGCCCAGAAATTATCCTCCCCCCAA ATGGGATGGTCAAGGATCTTATGATAGATCAAGAGGGAACAGGAGAAACTG GATCTTGGTTTGGGAAGATGGGTTTTGCAACTTTGCAGCTTCTGCCGCGGAAGTTAACTCCGGTGAATGTAGCGGCGGTGGTGACAGCTCTACGGCTTACGGAAATAGTGATTATCAGCAATATCAAGGGCTTCAGCCTGAGTTGTTCTTCAAGATGTCCCATGAAATCTACAATTATGGAGAAGG GTTGATAGGAAAAGTAGCTGCAGATCACAGTCACAAGTGGATTTACAAAGAACCTAATGACCAAGAGATTAACTTCTTATCTGCTTGGCACAATTCTGCTGACTCA TACCCTAGGACATGGGAAGCTCAGTTTCAATCTGGCATCAAG ACAATTGCCTTGATTTCGGTTCGAGAAGGTGTTGTCCAGCTAGGATCTGTTCACAAG gTGGTTGAAGATTTGAGCAATGTTGTGATGCTAAGGAAAAAGCTGAGCTATATAGAAAGCATCCCTGGAGTACTTCTTCCTcatccttcttcttctggtTACCCTTTCATCAACGCTTCTCCTTCTGACACGTGGCATTTCCCCGGAATAGCTCCTCCTCAGTCGCAGACTGAGCATCACCAACAGCATTTCTACCATTCTGACCACAACCACCGCTTCTTGATGAGCAACCACCACCAGCCGCAAGCGATGAAGATAACGCCGTCGATGAGTAGCCTCGAGGCTCTTCTCTCGAAGCTTCCGTCTGTTGTACCTCCGGCGACGCAGCCGGGGTACTTTCCATTTCACCACAGTGCTAAGGAAGAAATGAGTCAAGAAGATCCAAACGATGCGTTTAGGTCTCAACGTAGGGACTTGGTTGGTGAGGGCAGTAATAGTAAGAACAATAATCATTACAATAGTAATGATAGTTATAACAATAATTGCAGCGATAATAATTACGATAGAGAGAACAAGATCGGTGGGATTCTTGGTCAGGATTATTGA